Part of the Neorhodopirellula lusitana genome is shown below.
GGAACGCAAGTTGGGATGGGAGCGACGTGTCTGGCAGGAGTCGACCGTGGTAGGCGGACGATTCGGAGACATGACGGAGGGCCGGTGAGGGTGGAATGACTCAAACACGACCGGACTTTAGGCAAATTTCGCGTTTCGTCACAATATCGCTTCTGAGTTTCTAGAACTCAAAATTCTTGTGATCGCCGTGGGTCTTGCGATTGCTGTGCTTACGTCGTCCCACGATCAAGAATAACAGTGCTACCCCCCCGAGTTGAGCGAGTGCAAAACAGCCGGGCGGCGTTCGGCGAATGTAGGTCATCGTGTGGCGGAGCCAGTCGGGTTGGCTCTCTCGTTGAGCAATCATGCGCTGGGACAGCGAGATCGAGTCCACGTGAGTTTGCCAGGACGAAACATGTTGCCAGCCGTCCGCGGTCCGACGCCAACCGACAGGCGGCACGGCCTGGCGACGGATGCGAAGCGAAGTCTTCGGACGTGTCGGGCCGAACTCCGAAGCGGGCGGGTTCTCCGTTTTCGCCTGCGAGTGGTGGGAGGAATCGTCTTGCAAATCGGGGTTTGACGCCGGTTGCGATGACTTTGAAGTCCCAGCGACCTGTTGGGGCAGACCGGGGAACTCCGCCGCATTGATGCTGGCTTGAGGGTGGGGGGCGGACTGATTTTCAGCGACCGTCACGCGCTGCCATGCTGAGAAAACCTGCACCGATACCAGCAGAGCCCCAATCCAGAAGGTCGTCCGGAGTCGCCGCCGCATCCAGGCAGCAGGTTGCTCCCGTGCGTTGAAACGGAAACGTGATGACGTGGAGCAGTGATGGATTTCCATAGCCTTCCATTAACGCAAGCCGCACGCCGAGGCTGCACGCATGAGGTGAGGCATTTCGGTAAGTTGTTCTTGGGAAGGAACTTACGGGAAATGGTTCGCGTGGAAGGGAATCCGGGAAGATCGCCGTGTTGCGGGCGGATGGCAACGCCGGTTGAGCAAAAACCACGTATGTTGCGTTTCGGCAACCTGAACGGATATTCGGTGCGATTGCTACGAATCCACTGTCTAGGTTGAGATTGAGATCACAAGACGCAACCCAGTGAAGAGTTTCAAGTCTTTGATTCGCAATGTGACCTAGGTTTCAATGCCACCCAGGTCGCTGTCCGTCCGCGTTACCAACTCAATGCACTCGAGTTCGAATCTTATGACTACCGTCGCTGAAAAAACTAGTTTGGAAGAAGTATTTCACATCGACGTTTTGCCGGCTTTACCGCACAGTGCGATTAGCCTTCTTCAACTCTCTCAACGAGAAGATGTTGGGCCGAACGATTTCGCTAAACCGATCGAGGCGGATCCCGGTTTGATGGGGCAGGTCTTGCGGTTCGTGAACTCGTCGTACTTTGGATTCAGCCGCGAAATCATGAGCATTTCGCAAGCGATCACTTTGGTGGGCTCACGAGCGATCACCAACTTTGCACTTTGGAACGCTGTTTTCAGTGTGATTCCAAACCCCAAGTTTGGGCCATTCGACTTGAAGTCGTTGTGGCAAGATTCACTTCGCCGAGCCATCTTTGCTCGCCGTATCGGTAAGGAGCTGAAGTTGGCCAACGCCGAAGATCTTTTTGCGGGTGCGTTGCTGCAAGACATGGCGATCCCATTGTTGCTGAAAGAGCTTCCCGAGAAGTATGAAAGCTTGGTGAAGCAACGGGCTGCCGATGGAAAACGTCTGAGCGGTTTAGAGCAGGAAATGTTCGGTTGGGACCACGCCGACGCCGCCGCGTTGTTGGCGTCTCGCTGGAATCTGCCGGAAGAATTTGTGTCGCTGATCGCTCAGCACACCCAGATGGAAGAACTGTTGGGCAAGGGTGACCTCGCTCGTGGAGCGGCATGTGTCGCCCTGGCGTCTCTGTTGCCGTCGTGTTGTGAAGACACTTGGAGCGAGCGAGACGACTTCTTGTCGGCCATGGATCAACTTGTGAAGCCAAGTCTTGAACTCCGTGACCTCATCATGGCGGAAGTCGATGAGCAGACTTCTGAGTTTGCACCGTTGATGAAATTGCCTGTTCCAGCGAAGACGCTCGTTGACTTCTTCATCGAAGAAGCAGCTTAGCACGTCACCGGTAGGGTTTTTTAGATCTCTTTGACTATGCCTGTCAGAGATCCAGTGGAACAGCTTGCGTGTCGGTTATCGGCTCTTGGTCGCCGACGCAGGCAACGCGCCCGTTTGAAAACTTTCGACTTGGGACGAGATTAGCTGAAACGGTTTCAGCCGCAGCGTCATCGTCCGAATCGCAAGATTGGCGAGTGGTTTGCCTGTCGGATCGGTTTGTTGAAAACGAGCTGGGCGTCCAGGGATGCCTTCGATCGTGACTAGGTCTTTGGCGATCGCATATCCACAGCGATCAGCGGTCGCTTGGGACATGCCCCGTTCGGTACGACTGCGGAAGACAACGCCTCCCGAAGCTTCGACCTCCAGCGCGGGCGGGTTGCTCGGATTGGATCTTCCGGCAATCTTGAACTTCGGCGTTTGTAGCGTGACTGAAGGATCGATTGAAAGTCGCACGCGATCGCAATCCAGCGTCATCTCATCCATCGCCAGGTGATCCATCTCGGTCGCCTCGAAAGTCTGATCGAAGTCCGGCAGGATGCGGCGTCCGATTCGAACACCCTTGGAGAACTCGAGCGACTTGGCCATCAAGTCGCCTCTCATGGCTTCTTGGAAAACGAGGTGGACGCCAGTGATAATGGTTTCGGACTGGCCGAGGCCGTTGGAACTTGGACGCGCATCTTCAATCATGCCTTCCAAGTAAACCGAGGCGGTGTTGCCTGAGTCGGGCGTTGAACTTGTTTCGTCGTCGGACTGAGCTTTCCCACGGATCCAACCTCGGTAAGAACCTGGCCCTGGAGCGACGATGTAGCCTGACATGGCCGCCTTGGCGCTGCCTGCTTGTGCCATTGGACGCATCGCGATGTTCGTATCAGGTTCGCCAGGCATCCAGTTCAAACTCGCCACGGTCATCTCGTGCCGTGATTGGCGAATCCCGTCACCCGCAAATTGGTCGACTCGAACGACGACGGGGCGAGTCGTGGTCTGCAGCAGTGACACCTGCGCAAGTCGGGTTGCTTGAAAGGAGGCCGGAGTTCGAAAGCTGACTGGGTTTTCTAGGACGAATTGAAGTTCGTCGCCGTTCATCCGGATTTCGCTAGGTTGGCCGTTGTTCACGATGGCGGCTTGCAAATCGACACCGCCACTGAGCTTGGCAACTTGACCGTCGAACGTCATCGAGCCACCAAAGCGACAATGCGGACTTCGGCTCCATCGTGACGCGGATGTACTGGATGCACTATTGAGCGATGGCAGGAATTCGCTGGGGATCAAGAACTCGCCAGCCGATGGAATCCACACGTAGTTGTCGTCTGGACGCACTTGGATTTCAGGACCAATGAAGTAGCCGTCGCCCAGGTCCAAACGCGCGGGGCGATCGGATTGGCTGCCCAGTTGTAAGACGTCGCTGCCGCCGCCATCACGAATCCGTAGATGGTCACCCGTCAGCACCGCAATCAAAGGTTCCGATGGAGTGGTTGCGTTCAATGCCGACTTCTTCATTGTCAGCGGGTGGGTTACTTCCACGTTCCCAACAACGCTCAGGTCCGTCGCGGTTAGTTCGCGATCACCGAAGGTAAGTTGGGCGGTTACTTGGTCGCCACGAATCGTGGCTGGCGCCGCTTGGGGGCTTTTTGGTCCGGGCGTGGTTGGGCTGGTGGACGCTGTGTTCTTGTCGGGCTGGCTGACCCAACGCCGAACCGAACCGGGGTCCGCTTGTTGAGTGTCCGCGGCGGTTGCAGGGTGAAGGTTCTTTTGTTCAAAGAACAGATTCATTTGTTGCGTGGCTGCGACCAGCGTGGGTGAACGAACCTGCACGTTTCCGATCGCGGAGAAGCGATCCGGGAACCATTGGTGATCGACCGAGCCTCCGTTGAGAGACGGCTTAATGGGTTTGATCACCCCTTCGATTCGGTCGGTTACGAAAGAGCCACCATCGGATAGCAAGGCTTGGATTCCACCATCACACCAAACACCAAAATTGACATCGATCGCGTTGGGTGTGGCGACATCGAGTGGCGAGACTCGCAGGCTGTCGAGCCACTGGAATGACTTCAGCACCGAATCGGTTGCCGTGTATTGGACCAAGCCCGCGCCTTCCACTTCAACCGTGCCCAGTTGCCGTGGGTGTTTCGGGTCAAAGCGATAAACGATTCGTGACAGCGTGGCGCTGAGTTCGCCGTTACGGATTTGGACCGCTTGTTGATCGTTTGCTTGGGCTTGTCGATTGGAGGCCGCGTTGCTGAATGGAGAGGCCACTCGAGTGACGCCGGGTTCGGCGATCAACCAACCTTCGACTGGATCCAGCAGTACCTTTCCGGCGTTCAGGTCGAATCCCTGTGAGGGCA
Proteins encoded:
- a CDS encoding HDOD domain-containing protein is translated as MTTVAEKTSLEEVFHIDVLPALPHSAISLLQLSQREDVGPNDFAKPIEADPGLMGQVLRFVNSSYFGFSREIMSISQAITLVGSRAITNFALWNAVFSVIPNPKFGPFDLKSLWQDSLRRAIFARRIGKELKLANAEDLFAGALLQDMAIPLLLKELPEKYESLVKQRAADGKRLSGLEQEMFGWDHADAAALLASRWNLPEEFVSLIAQHTQMEELLGKGDLARGAACVALASLLPSCCEDTWSERDDFLSAMDQLVKPSLELRDLIMAEVDEQTSEFAPLMKLPVPAKTLVDFFIEEAA